Genomic window (Myxocyprinus asiaticus isolate MX2 ecotype Aquarium Trade chromosome 26, UBuf_Myxa_2, whole genome shotgun sequence):
aaaaaggccaatgagaattggcgagtggaatttgcatgccactcccccggacatacgggtataaaaggagctggtatgcaaccactcattcagattttctcttctgacccgagcagttctattcactgaagctgaattcatccgcgaagttaattcacctcatctgctggattctacggtgcatttcagtggcttctccccctctgctcccatggagtgcagagaacacccctgggcgcttcggcagaacaactaaaagagtatgttctaaaagagtatattttctttctaaaagagtggcacacacggaacgtctttttaaagatgactttctgtttgtgtgttattcctggttgcggtcattatctctccgcttctgacggccacaatcgctgtcttatgtgtctgggtgctgcccacatggagacatcgttcgtggatgggtcttgtcctcattgcgagaacatgacaatggtaacattgtggtcacggcttgcattcgtaagaaattaagccaccccagtggctccccacctcggtccttctacctacgggtatgtggccgtgccggttagcactgggggcgatttggggacctcaatggaccacctccgccgggtatccccccatggacctcccattccccagcatgctcgcttgccacagttggctcatctcagggcgagttcgacctctcgttcggagcctgggaagaagacgagttatcaagcgcagcatcggagagcaggctcatccagtcggatgcagaggcttcgactgggcttcctccttcgggaatggtcgcccagtcccaggccaacgtggaacatgctttcccgggcgtccgtgagtgtcgggctagagtggaaccctccactctcccctgaaccctcacggctcgccgattggttcctgggctcggggtgccgcccacagccacgccctgcccctgttcctttcttcccggaagtgcatgaggagctgataaaattgtgggaggcaccttttactgcccggtcctggtctttcagctcccccgctctcgccaccctcgatggtgaagcagccagggggtatttggtgatcccccaggtggataagaccccgcaccccgtctgctcatcgccaagggcgtcctcctgcaacaacaTTACCggttccgccgcagcctgcccctgtgtcccggccccggcgtggagccaaaCACagaaagcagacaccacccgtctcacagccggccgctaagaacccaaggaaggcttcgaagcacccctaagatgggcgacccaggggcaaggtgacccgcttctctggagctggtgagcagaccactccatcccctggtggagggctgggaggagaatcttttgtttcgttttcatttaatttcaccgcatgcccaagaggctgcagtacccaaaaattcaacaaaagagcggttttcttgttccctgggtcacatgtccggtgcacacggccgtcgtcatgaccaccgtccaccatcccatctttgcaggtatggcgctccagcggcggtccccccacCCTTGTGCGCCCAggtgtggcacaaacacgcccacacaggattgggtccggtggactacgaggacgagactcctcctaccccctcctcggccaatcttatggtgggtggcaggagccaggtaaatgcttcgatgtccctgggctcagcatggccacagggctcgaatcccctcaacgtggcacctcgagctccgccctgccgtgaggccccgcctgccggtacgtccgattgatcattcccttggtccccctaaCCCGGAGATTGGGCACGTGGCTCTTtggcgctttccaacctgtcgcgatggctgacccagaccgtccgactcggctacgcgattcagttcgccaggcgcccgcccatgttcagcggcgtccgcttcaccacggtgaagggcgagaactatctgcatcctcaactatctcgatgactggctaatcctagctcactctcgagagttgctgtgagcaaacagggacctcgtgctccggcacatcagccgactggggctttgggtcaactgggaaaagagcaagctctccccggttcagagcatttcttttcttggtttggaatTGGAATCAGTCttgatgacagcgtgcctcatgaacgagcgtgcacagtcggtgctgaactgtctgaaggtgttcagacggaggacagcggttccactgaaactttttcagaggctcctggggcatatggcatcctcagcggtggccaaactgctcgggttgatgcatatgagaccgcttcagcactggcttcagactcgagtcccgagatgggcatggcgtcgCGGGAAACATCAGGCCGATCTGTCgcagcctcttcagcccttggaccgaccttgcatttctacgggcaggggttcccttagagtaggtctccaggcacatcgtggttacaacagacacctccaagatggcctggggcgccgtatgcaatgggcacacagccaccggctcctggactggcccacggctgcgttggcacatcaactgcctagagttgttggcagtactgctcgccctgcggaggtttcgactattgatccagggcaagcacgtgttggtccggatggacaacacagtgatggtagcgtacatcaactgtcaaggcggtctacgctcctgttgcatgtcgctacaagccactcacatcccgggcgacctcaacactgcaaagTGActtgctgtcacgtcaggttaccctcaggggagagttgagacttcaccctcaggtggtccagctgatttggagtcgattcggtcgagcacaggtagacctgtttgcttccctggaatgctcccactgcctgctttggtacgccctgaccgaggcacccctcggtatagatgtgctggcacacagctggccccctgtacAACACAAATACGcatttctcccagtgagcctacttgcacagaccctgtgcaaggtcaaggaggacgagcagcagatcatcctagtagcaccctactggccctcccagacttggttctcggatctcatgctcctcgtgacagacccaggatcggtgctttccttcttgcaggagaggctAGAGGGGTGGTTGTCCCCCTCCAACCTGAAGGTGTATGAaaccgctattttggctcatcatgatgcagtagatggcaagtacttggggaagcacgacttgatcatcaggttcctgagaggcgctagtaggttgaatccctccagacacttggtcattgacgccatcgcgatggcatatcaggctcaggacgtgccaccccctgcggggttacaagcccactctaacaggagtgtggcggcctcctgggccctggccagtggcgcctctttggtagacatctgcagagtagcgggctgggcaacacccaacacatttacgaggttctacaatctctgggttgagccggtctcatcccgtgtattggcaggcacgagcagttaagttccgggacaactggctgggtgtactgcttgcgcatagtgcctttcccctcggctcctcagcacaaaacctgaatgagtggttgcataccagctccttttatacccgtatgtccaggggagtggcatgcaaattccactcaccaattctcattggccttttttcaaaaaagcagaggtggtttcagctcccaagagtgacccctagtgtcaatacatcgacacaacctctcgttctctccatcagggaacagaggttacgaaagtaaccaggatgttttcttatgttttatctatcaaaatgatggacatcatttggaattatctgtcactgtttaaaaagtgaaggtggaaatcaaacattttaaataagatagacattaacccggcaacttttctacattaaaatatgatgtattacaattttattacattgctgccatagtaatggactatttaaaaagtttacaTGATCTGGCTCTCATTTTTCTTTCCCTTCAACTTAAGGGTTCCCACTTCACTGTGGTGGATCGTCTAtgtcattttattattgtgaattatttcaaaaatttctgttacaaaatcctccaactttcacaactTTTCATTACCGCGAGAGCTGTTACCACGCGCAGCGCAAACGTAcggcacttagcagtggtcaaaacAGATTTCCAAAACGGCatttggattataaactcagaaTGTGGATTCAGACAGTAATTAAATTAACAcatgaccttggtgtttgtcaaaaaacagtaagtAATTTGGCCTGGAATTTTTTTGcgggaggtgggagaaaaacactgacatttcagattcggacggcaataaaatcactgaccaccccctgtaaatgctggaattaccccACGTCCCCATGTAAAAGAATTGCCGTCGGAACAGGGCTTAAGGGTTTACGGTAACTGAGGGTTAGACATATTTTAAAACTGCCAGCTGATCCTGACAGATAAAGATTATGCTCATAAGACTTCTAACCTTTAATGTCTCCCTGCAGACGTTTGGTCTGGGCTCGGTTGTTGTAGGCTGAAGCCCTCTGGGGCAGGACACTGATGGCTTGGTTAAAATGCTGCAGTGCAGTGTGCAGATCTCCAGACTCAGCAGCTAAAACTCCCTGTAGTTCCAGATCTTTCACTTGTTTAATTAGCTCTGGGTCAAACTCACTGTCTGGAGCAAAGAAAGAAACATAGTAGGTGTAGAGTTCACAATGATAATCCGTTTTATAGTGTTTTTCCTTTTCATTACAGAAAGACCAGATgttatctctctatctatctatctatctatctatctatcttatacaCTGTTCCATAAAAGCAGCATGCACCATAATAGAGTATGAGTACTGTAAGTCTTAATGTAATCTTAATCTTACCATCATCGGTCAGCTCATCTTCTTGGTTTGACCCAGTAATATCTCCAAAGGGGCTGGTAGGGTTAAAGATGGCCTGTAAAACTGCTCTGTCATGTGCTGAGGCCATTTTCCTCTGGACAGTGGACTAAAATAAACTAGCAATCCAAAATGATGCTTTTTCTAAAGTTCCATGGTTTTATGGGGAAAAGAGGAGCTGCCTGCATAACTCTTTCCAGCACTCAGcactagccaatcagaggaggGGGTGGTATGAGGACTTTGATATGGTGCAGCACACCACACATCTGTGTTTGATTAAAACAGCTGTGCAGCTGTTAGATGTCAAGGAACTGCCCGGCTGGTTATTTCTGAAAGCAAAAGCTGAAATCCTGCTTTTTCTAAGCTTTTTTAATCTTcagccttttctttcttttctcatcAAACTGACATGCAGTGTATGCTACTATGGTCGACATCaaaaacacactgttttaaaatggatcaacctggtctcacagaatcacgttactattcCTACATGcatgcaaatttatttttatgtggctcgttgaaTGTATCGctgcactttcctggtgaaataaacacaagagGTAGGGTTGCACGGTAGACCAGTGCTACAGTAGTATCGTGATACTAAGGGTgtgtttacacgacaatgatgtactaaaaacggaaaggTTTTACCTtcacatttttgaaaagtttcgcgtacagacgacaacgttgttaaaacgatccccgttcacacggatccacgaaaatgactaaaaatgctgtattatgcatgccaggccagtagttggcaatgtcactttgtaaagaaacactacacgcctgTGCAAACAATGAGGATGGCGATCGCTGAtcatagtagtgatgcagtaagtctacactttgctggagaagcgtcaataaactcagaatcttgagcagcacaaacacagtacTGTAGtcagccattgtagttttgaatgtctcgcgcattgttttgaagtactcgcgtgcatgcctatagactgaactctcaaaattattcaataaactctcatttttaccatcacttcgtctcctgccttcttctgtattcctcCTGCTgattcttgggctggtaggagagtaagttaacataacaagctgttgatgttgactggttttggatatcaaacagaactctgatgtatggatatcttctgacggagagagcggtcttgtgtacactggatcaaacatgcattttcactgcctcatgttttcatattctaagcatatcactgaatactgtacatggcatcacatctctgtctataggctatatacataagcggtgggtgaatgaattgcagggtaaaggtacataaactaaaattaagtaaataaataacatttaaaatacaaatacattttccccatctgaatccatacattaatttcaagattttcaaattgcaggttctgcctactgtacaatgttcacactccatacaaaacactccaaatggattaattgttgattattgttatttgcacagacaccagtattcatactgataattatacatctcaaattgatgcctatcaatccatcattctttatataacatgtaatacgcgtgcgcatgacgtcatcgttttcacaaattcgcgtttttgtatgtttacacggagacgataatggcatcattttcaaaaacgtgcactttgaaacccgttttcaaaagtttgcgttttcaggccccaaaacgccgttgtcgtgtaaacgaacagccaaaacgcataaaaagttttccgtttttagttgaaaacgtcgtgtaaacggcccctaaagcttcaaaatactggtggtgccacagtattttttaaacggTAGTACCGTCAATATGGTAGTACcgtaagttatgttgtatgtgctgtggtaaatatatatttatttttttgctaaaacCTTTATTTAAATCAGACCTGCctgtaataacattaaaaatacagtCTTTTCAAGTGGCGTCCCCTTCACGCAGTACCCTTTAAGAGTGCAAAATGCTGCCCCttatatggtattgtttatttttcaatgagtgattttcccatgcttcaaacacacacatttgaatCCCAGTGTGTTAATTTGGCAGTCATGTCTCATAATGGGTAATTTGGATTTAAGTAAAACTTTGGAGAGTGAGATgctttttacacaacacaattcacaTAGCGAGATTTagaattattttgggttttgcctgatgagaccGGGAAAACCCATCTGCCGTGAATGCCTACAGAGATTTCAAGCCAACGGGGGAAACACCAGCACCAGCAATCTTAATAAACACCTTCGGCACATCCCACTGCTTCTGCAAAATACACACGGGTTAGTGTcacttcatttaacctaaatgctttatcttaacattaACGTTTCTCTGAAAATCAAACGTTGCacttgttaatttttattttatttttttcaattacaaatgcatggtggaGGTAACTTTACAAAGTTTGCACTTATGATTAGATCACGTCCCTGAGACGTGCGATCAAActggtgtgtgtgtaatctgcactcacactgctgtttaccaggagagagTGTAAGCGGctgctcaaaacagtcttttcagtgttacaatatctttatttttattttacaagcaatcaaataatcacagtaataatggaataaaagtttaaagccattgACTTTTGAACTGACTGTTTTGATGCGGTgaagattattataatttttttttacatcaaactaaACATTTGttaggtaacaagttagtccatttgacCCTTCTTCCATTTCATCCATCAattattttcaccacttctggagcaacaagtggaatggctaACTGTGTTAACAATTTACACACTGTTGTGTGGTAACGTGATACTTATGGTATCATGATACTTTAGCTAATATAGTATtgtaagatatgattatggttTCGTGACAACCCTAAcaagaggtgctaaaacaacaatgacttttattccttttgctctgttcctcacacaatgctatcttatgacatcaaaacacttttactatagcacatgaattgtaaggcgatacattttaatgtttgtgttaCATAGCCTATtcaatttttattacatttcagtacaaattgcacagtagctcaactgataagatAAAAATGACCGGGCTTTGAGTCCAAAAAACCATGCGGGTCGACATGTCGAAGACACAAgtgttaagtcaagtcatttttttttggcaattaattgatagtctatgtattccattttaagagtgttgtCCATCATTAAACCAatgtgatgtaggcagagatcagtgaggtgcatcgcagttcaactctCAGgccattttggtgaggtctatcctaagtccaaggttcaggcaatggcatatgagagtatcccatgtcttatggttggagttggcatcagttcatcctctgaagtccatcgtaatagactgaagtgatgtctggctggcacaggctgcagttagttgtcatcactcagcgacacgtagcagtggagtccgacaccaagcagaaacggagctggatctggccggctgtgggatatgaatcccgaggttgagacagggaaacaaatagaaatatagctgtaagcagcaatgtggattcctcctcaaaatggcaaataatttaaaaattgatCAGTAGAGGGTTGGGGTTAACCTTTTCGCACGTACCATAACACTGGTTTGATCATTCCAGAGTGGTCCCTGGGGAGTACCATCAAACCGGTTCAATTAGAATGTTCGTGTCTGACGTCATCAGCTggcaaattttaaaattaaaatctgctTTCCCGAGTTTAGCTGCCGCTGCTACAGAGAGGGAGTGGCTAAGCAATGCCATTTGCCTGCCTAACACAGCTGCTTGAACAATCTTTTTAACCACAGGATGTTTATTTTACGTTACAGGCATTCAGACTAACGCAGCAGGCTACACATTTACTGCTCAATCCACACAGTGTATAACCGTACAAAACTAACTGAAACTCACCATAAAAGCTGTTGTACTGTTTAGCAGCTACATAGAAAGAGACTGGCTAAGCACTTGTCATTTATATATCTAAAGCAGCTGCTAGAATGGTCTTTTTAAACCatagaatatgtttattttatgttacgaacattcaaacaaacacagaatacAAGTTTACTGTCCATATACATACACTGTGTACTCGTGGAAAAACTGAGAAACTCACCAAACCTGCTGTCGTGCTGCTGCTGctatggagagagagactggctaagtgcttgtcatttatgtctaaaatagctgctcagtcttttcaaacacatgataaaataaatgtatgtaacaGGCATTCAAATAAACATAGAGGTATTAGAATACAAGTTTACAGCGCAAATCATATGACAGCAGCAAAAATAACTGAGAAAAATGATCACCTTTCAAAcgtaatgttttattcacattaaacaaatattatgttgacatgCTCTGGACACTGAAgtctgcattgcaatgtaaacaatcagCAATTTTACCCCTCCTGGACCTCAAAGTCAGACCACACTTGCATCTCCCACAGAGGTCTAATGCTGAGGAGATCAGGAAACAAACCACTATTCCGCAGAACAGCTGGAGAAAACACCACCTGGAGTGAAAGGAAAGCTGGCAAAGTGGGTTCTGACTGATGTAAATGAGATTAATGTAATTGAGCTTATATTGTAGTTTTGTGTGATGTACTCACTGGTTACACTGGATCCACCACTGACATCCACCACTACGAGGGACTTGGTATCTCTGGGTCCGTTGTCATGTCCTTACTGGCCCCTTACTATTGATAGGGCACTCCACTGTTTCCCTGCAATTCAGGATCAGCCTAATGAGAGGGCTGCTTGAGGAGCACAGTTCAGGGGCTGTCCTGCCTCAGACAGCCAGGCATTTCCCCTCTGAAGTTCCTCAAACCACTTCCCAGGGTAGCAGGTCCAGGCGGCACTGCAAGGTCCGTCTCAGCACACAGAAGACAAagaggcactttaaaaaaaatacatatgtgtgcCGTGCAACACTCCCTTGTGTGTTACTCCATGCTTTGAGGAGtaccacacactcaaacattattgaacctataaaaggttgtttaaatgttctttatagttaatatgtaatgttatttcatactgcttagtaaatattattatatgtatattttttattttttatttatttattttttctcaaaattGAAGTTCTTAAAATTACTAACATTTCATCATTATTCAATATGTCATTTATTATGCCTCTTGATGAAGCAGAGCCAAGTAACATAGTACTTCACATCGTGCAGACTCAGAACATTTACAACCTACaagtgaataacactcctttcagCATGTTTTTGTTCCTCACTATGGATGAATCAGTGACAAAGTGGAAGGGCAGGCTGGCATTTCATCAGTTTACACCTGCAAAAAGAAACtgatttcacattattttttttgtgtgtgtgtcatgcaCACTGAGTATTTGCAAGGCATGATTATTTATATCAGATCCACCACAGACATTTACCATTATGAGGGGCTTGGGATCTCTATGTCTGATGTAATGATCTTACCACCGCCTTATGTGAGGAAGGATACTGGTATATCAGTCCCACATTCTCCCAGCAATGTTACAGGGCCTGTGGTACAGGGGGGCAAATAGGATGAGAATGACCATGATCACCTGAAAAATGACCAAAGAGAAAGCAGAGTAGTCAAGTAGTAAGGTACTCACCGAGTACATGAGAGCTGTGCAACACTCCCTTTTGTGTTAGCTAATGTTTTGAGTACCACACACTGAAGCATTACTGAgaactgtgaaataaaataagcaaatgttAGTTATGGTTATATTTCAATTGTTatgtattgtaaattgtgtattttgtCCTTGTAATTGGTTTATAATCTATGAAATGTGTGCATTGTGGGCTTTTGTTTACCACAAATGCAATGTAATTGAATGTTATGAATGCTATTTAGTAGCTGTTAtgtttatgttgcttttatttgttaaaatatgtgtattgttattcattatattgatatttataaaaaaaaataaaaaaataaaaaaaacttgtattatctataaacaaatgcatataaaaagcatagatcaatagataaaattaaataaaatcgaATTTTAAGAATAATGGTAATACGGAACTTATCTCTTGTCTCTCAGAGAGCAAAGATACATGTTTTTTGACATAATGTGGCTATTTCTCTATATTCCCTATATACTCTAGTAACACATTTGAGCATCTAATGGTGATGGAAGGAAACGGTGTGACTATACTGCATTACAAAAGTCAAAAATTTTAACTAtgccaacacagaaacaaaaacaaaaatggcttcaaactttattttaattgtccagccaaatgtcaTACTCTGTGTGTTGGAATATGAGCATAGTTGAGCGAAACCCATCTGACACAAGACAGATCATAATCCAAGAGAcccgatttcagtcataactcagttttgtaaaatgtgtattttgcctttgcattAGAGTTTATTGCTGATGAATTACATATCATGCTACTTTCAATTGCAACCCATTCCTAATATTAGCATTAGAATATAGGCTATACCTCACACAATAGCATTTGATCAAAGTGAACACGATAAAACATTAGATATGTGCAATATGCccacaacattacacaaacagtGAACAGCACGAGCCATTATGTAAACTACATCAAAGTACGATAAATACAGATCATAAACatattattcatgcatttatcatGGTCTACACGTGTTTGCAAACAATTTTCAACAATTCTCAATCGAAAaagacttaaaatgtactcatagCAATCCTGTAATGCGTTGGCAGAAAAGTTGCACGTGGGAGCAAAATTCAAAGCccgagaaaataaaagaaataaatgtcaatataaaccattggttaaaacatttattatagtttATACATGTTTTAAACCAATTAGGAAGGttttaaagtgaagaaaaaagcgAAACATGACTTGCAACACTTACCTATACTCTGCCCTCCAGCTCCAAGCGAGACGAGTCAGCGGTGAACCGTCATGTGACTGCCCAGAGTGTCATGTCACAAACTTGGTGCGTCACACTGGAGTTTAAAATTTGATACGTTGTAAAATAACCGGCGAAACAAAAATCATGCTGGGGGCATCAGTTAAATCATTTCGAATTTACGTGTGAAAGGATTCAACCCTTCCGATGGAGGAATCCTAAAAAACATGTCTTTCTGTCTGAATCCTAAATGAAAAATTATGGCTTTGGCTAGATTTGAAGCTGTGACCCTTCACTTACCAGCACAACATCTTAGCCAATTTAGCTATTCACATTGCTAAGAAGTTCTGCTTTcagtttctgtataaaaaaagaaccagtggctagcattgtcagatttggcccaagttcaaacagctgtaattcagtcatcttttgacatatcaaggggACATTTTGCAcggtacttcagagtgatgtcatcttgaagcatgttaggtttgaaaaaccatcagtcaaaatgacatttgatttatTGACACATATATATTGAGGCAATGTGGACAATTACATAAATACGCCCCTTTCAGCAATTTTGTactgtattcatttttgctaagtAACAAATTGAAAGACATCAATTCTACACATGGGTACcaaatttcaagtcaattggatctATGGTTCAAGAGAAGAAGATTTTTGTAGGTTTTCCCAAATTTCCATCATGGTGGACCTTATGGGTCCTTGAGGCTTTTTTGTTTcccatgagaaatgaggcatgtacaccaagtttcagaagaattggacaaatggggtggaaatgccatcactttgaaaatgggacatttgggcgtggcctgtagcgcTCCCTAAGGGCGAATGTGGGCCATTCTTTGTGTGGGGGTTCCcggtggcctgtagtatcaatgtgccaaattagaAAATTTTTGACTGGTGACTTTTTGAGATATTGGGGCGcaagagaataataataacaataataataataataaaaccaccaataacaataggtttcctcctatcggaggaatcctaataataaaaccaccaataacaataggtttcctctTACCGGAagaatcctaataataataaaaccaccaataacaataggtttcctcct
Coding sequences:
- the ttc36 gene encoding tetratricopeptide repeat protein 36, coding for MASAHDRAVLQAIFNPTSPFGDITGSNQEDELTDDDSEFDPELIKQVKDLELQGVLAAESGDLHTALQHFNQAISVLPQRASAYNNRAQTKRLQGDIKGAVDDLEHAISLSRGAGRSACQALVQRGLLLRLAGRDEEAQVDFQRAAGLGSEFARQQAILLNPYAALCNRMLSEVINKLRNPEMQ